In Cupriavidus necator, the genomic window GGTAGAAAGAAAGAAAATGGATACTGCGGGGTCGATGCGTCAAGGACGCGGAGAAAACCGGGTTTCGGCAGCCTCTAGGGCTGTCGGAACATGGCTCACATGTTCTAAGGTGTGGGCGTATCGCTACGCAAACAGATCATCGGTCAGCCAGTCCATCGCTGGGGCAGTTAGCGATGACGACGGCAACGCCGGCTTGGCGTCCGTTTCCTTCGAGCCTGGCGGCACCGGAGGCGCACCGACATCGTCTTCCAGCTCCATGCCAACCAGCGCCGTTAAGACATGTGGCAACACAGGCTCGGGTGGGGATGCATCGGATGCTGCCGCTACCGGATCAGCCACAAGATCCGCCAGCACGCGATCGGCAATCGACTGCGCATCGTTCGTCTCAAGCATCGAGAGGCAGTCCATGAGCGGATTGGCCTCAACACCCGTCAACTCACACCAGCGTCCCAGCTTCTCGGGCAATGTTGCGGCCCGGCTGATGCCTTCGGCCCGGCTACGAACTGCCGGTAGCACCCGGGCTTCGAGCTTCACCTCGGCACTGGCGCCAAAGAGAGCCGTGATGGCCTCCCGGTCCACAAGCTGGCGGTGCTCCTCGTTGACCGTCCAACGGATGCGCACGAACTTGTCGGCAGCATCGGTGGCCATCTCGGTCAGCTGCGCCATATCCGGCGGGCCGTCGAAGTCAATGCAGACGGACTGGCGCGCCGGTGTCGCCACCAGCGAGGCCTCGGTCCGGCGGGGAGCAATCTGCCAGCGCAGGTAGCCCTTTTCCCCAATCTCACCATAGTGGAAGCGCCCGATGGAGCCCGGATAGGCCACCACCCTGCCCTCCTGTGCCCATTGCTGGGCGCGGTGAATGTGCCCGAGCATGAAGGCATCGCAATCGGCATCGAACAGCGCGCCAATGGTGAATTCGTAGTCGAATCCGGCCATCGGCACCCCGTGCTCGGTCTGGCACCCGTTGACCGTACCGTGGGACACGCCGATCGTGCGCGCGCCCCTCGATCGCCATTGGTGATTGACGGTACCCGCAGCCCTCAGATAGTCGGCCAGGTGATCGCCGACTGCCGTGGCAGCACTTGCAACGCCAGCCGCGGCCGCCAGCACAGCCTTATTGACCGTCGGCACACAGGTGAACACCACTTCCGGTATGCCGTGCTGTGCTAGCAGCACGTCGATCTCCGCGGTGTCGAAGACGGGCCCCACCGACGGCACAAAGTGCCCTGCGCATAGTGCAA contains:
- a CDS encoding metallophosphoesterase family protein; the protein is MHNEGDSLLVAHFSDLHYSPGHLAEADRCFGFAVDDAIAGGCQVGVVSGDSTDHRLDAHTPALSALARRVHQLTARMPVLMLQGTYSHEPPGTLDLFRLIGAQYPVYVADRIHQVALCAGHFVPSVGPVFDTAEIDVLLAQHGIPEVVFTCVPTVNKAVLAAAAGVASAATAVGDHLADYLRAAGTVNHQWRSRGARTIGVSHGTVNGCQTEHGVPMAGFDYEFTIGALFDADCDAFMLGHIHRAQQWAQEGRVVAYPGSIGRFHYGEIGEKGYLRWQIAPRRTEASLVATPARQSVCIDFDGPPDMAQLTEMATDAADKFVRIRWTVNEEHRQLVDREAITALFGASAEVKLEARVLPAVRSRAEGISRAATLPEKLGRWCELTGVEANPLMDCLSMLETNDAQSIADRVLADLVADPVAAASDASPPEPVLPHVLTALVGMELEDDVGAPPVPPGSKETDAKPALPSSSLTAPAMDWLTDDLFA